The following nucleotide sequence is from Aspergillus nidulans FGSC A4 chromosome I.
ACATCTGGGACCATATAAGATGAAACGCATCGACTCATAGAAATTGATATGGAAGCGGCACGAGCTCTGGTATGATCCGGGACATCATTTCAAAGCACACCATAGAATCGTCCCAGCAtccttgctgaagacgcACATGAGCTATACTCATAGACGTCAATGAGCCACGACTTGGTGTCGTCCAGGCGTAGTCGCTTCGTTTCATCTCAGAGATCCCTGCTTGGAAGGAGAGGCAAAAGCCTCCAGCCTTTGCTTAATTTAAGCAAGGAAACTGAAGCGCTCTGGTAGAAACATAGGCTGCTGGCTATCCTCAGACATTCTGCTGTCACAGGTCATTGTTTAGCTCCCTTGACATGGAATGGAGGAGGGTCCGAGCTAGCTACAGGACTTCGCCCTATCTGAGAGTTTGATTAGTTAGCTGTAGCAAAAAATGCGAAAATACTTGTCCTGGATGTTTTCGCATAGGAACAATTTCCAGCAAGGACGAAAAGTGTTGTTGAAATGAAGGTGAAGCAAAGGCAAGCTGCTGAGGTTATGCTGGTAAATCACGTGACCCAATACCCTGTCGAAATGGAGCTCCTCGTCGAGTTAAGTGTCACCACCCATCTCCGGTTCCCTCCACCTCGAACCGCTGCCGCACGGGATCATTTGAGGGCCATCCGGAGTGCTAACAAACCGCGACAAATTATGGCTACCGACCCCTCGCTCCAGGACCCCCTTCTGGCGCTGCGCCGCGCCATTGCGGCTGGCAGCTTGCCTACCGCGACGACATCTTCCGAACTCTCGACGGAGAACGCAACAGATGACCTGGCCAAGGCCACACATCTTTATTTCCAGCATCCCTTACCGCAATCACTCGCGCTCAATTCGCCGACCCGATTcaactccagctcctccgACTCTCCCGTGGATCTCCGCAGTATCTTCTTCGCGtaccagaagaaggatgtTGCGATTCCGGAGTATATCGCTTCAGTACAGGAGCTGAACGAGGcgctaaagaagaaggagcgCGCCGATGgagccccagaagaacaGGCGCAAAATCTGACGTTCGTCGAGCGATTGGACCTTATCACGTGGTTAGAGGGTGCTTCGGATGATAGTGAATATATCAAGCCGCTTGAGGGCGCTGGGGGCGTTCCCTCATCGGCGACTCAAGCCCAGACATCTGCTAGTGCTGGCACCGGTGCGGCTGGTGCATCTACTGGGCCCagtgctgctcctgctgcgggGGCTGCAGGAGGAAGGGCTGGAAAGGTCATTGATCCCAGACTTCAGGAGATCTACAATGGGGAACGGAAAATGGGAGACCGCAACAGTGTTCTACGCGGCATTAAACAGACGGTAAGAAGAATTGCTAAATCGATGGCATTATTTCCTAATTCCTATATCAGGACTTCTCGCATGTCCGCAAAGTCGCCGAAACCTTCCTCGGCCGAAACCGATCAAGAGCAGGCCAGTACCCGCCAGGCACAAAACCGGGCACAAAACCACACTCAATGATTCCAGCACCCTCAGCCGGTCTCTCCCAGCCCCGTAAGGGCACCTCCAAAACCCAGGAccccatcatcctcctctccccctccgcctcctctcTCATCCGCATGTCCAATGTCCGCTCATTTCTCGGCGACGGTGTCTTCGTGCCCCCGGACCACCCTACTCTGGCTATGCCCAATAGTGCGGCCAGCAACATCCTTTACATCCACCGACCCCTCGGTATCTCCGAcccttcttcgtcctcccgCGCCCTTGGCTCTCAAGGCCACCACGCCCGCAAACCCACAcgcttcatcctcgtcgacagcACTGCGAACTTCAAACCGGACTACTGGCAGCGCCTCGTCGCCGTCTTCACCACTGGTCAAACCTGGCAGTTTAAGTCATACAAGTGGTCATCACCACCGGAACTCTTCAAACATGCTCCCGGTATTTACGTCGGTTGGCGTGGCGAGGATATTCCCCGTGAAGTACGCGGTTGGGGTCGTGGCGTCCGCAGCTTCTTTGTTGAGCGCTGGGATGAGAAAGGCGGTGTTAACGGGTCAGGGCGCTGGCGGGATCGGGAAGTCGTGGAGGGAATCTGGACGGCTATTGAGGAAGGCATGAAGCTGCGCGGATGGGGATCCAAGTAAATGGCTGGGGCAGTAAATCGACCTTCCTTTGCTCCATTGTATCACATGTGGCGTTTTGCGGTCAACGGCGTTCATGCTATTACCTACTAACCCTTTTTTTATATGCAGTTTTACCACTACTACTCACTACCTAACTTGACTGCTCACCATATTTTGTTCATGTAGCTTTCGTTCAGGCGATAGTGACGACTGGGCAAGGAATAGAAATCACTGGATTATTTCGTGTCAGTCACTTGAATGAGACGAACATTATTTGGCACACATTTTTCCTGTCCTCATCCCTCGCTCCAGCCTCCGGTATACCTAATCAAGACAAATAACCGGTTATTGGGTGAAGATCAACCCCTCGATGGAAGGGTAGCAGTGCGGAATACTTAAGAACGGAGCTTTCCATATAGGTGACTTATGACAAATCCAATGGAACTAAAAACACAAAGGCGAGAGCCATATTTGGTTTCTGAATGCTTTTACTAAATTTCTGGATGGTAGGTATGTGAATCATATCATATGTATACAAGAACAGCAGGGAACCTCGgtcaagaagagaagataagGCAAACGAGAATCGAATCGCCGTAGCTGCATAGAACAGATAGCCAGACAGCGCTGAACCCTGAAATGCGAAACCAGATAGATGCGTGCAGATTGCTTGGAAGACGCTAGATGCTCGTGCAGAGAGAACATAAGACGAGGGCACCTACATGTCGACTTGATGTCCCGAAGTGAATAGATGAAATAAAAGGAAAATGAAGTAAGGAAATTGAGGTCTTAGCTTCGTGCATACATGGGAGAATAGTGCGACAAATGAGATGAAAAAGAGTAAatgaagcaggaagaaacGCCACTCTAATGCTGCTCAACAATTATGTTTTGGGCTTTCCGCATTTCTATCCCAGTGGAATCCGTGCGAATGGATAAAAGAAAAGGCGACAGAAAACATCAGCAAAATTTCTGCCCAGGCGTCTCTATCAACATGATCCGTGGATCATAATGTCTTTCATATCTCGTGATGGCTTGCAGGAAGCTCGTCGGGGGAAATAGGTGTCGTGTCTCGAGGGTGGATTATATATAGGAAACAATGCGGAGGGCGTTCATATCACAGACGTGGAATGAAGATATTAAAACGTATCGCGTGGAACAAAATCGTGCCTAGAAAGTAATATCGACCGATAGGGTACGATGGGCGTAGCCATCACGCGTGTAGATAATTACTGTCATGAACGTTGTGAGCGACTCATCGATCGTTCCGGGACGTTTCCAGGCGTAGGCGAGTAAGATCTTCCACCACCGATCAGGTCATCAACGTCGTGCTCCTGGAGGATTGCGGAGTATTTCGGATCCCGCAGGAATTTGGGAACAGAATCCTGGTAGAAATTAGTTATCGAACAGTAATATCATGTATCGGTGCCACGAACGCTTGACATAAGCTTGAATACCGATGTTTGTGCCATCTCAAACAGCTGGACTACTTCTTGGAGACTCTTGAGCATTGAGTCGTCGTCGCCAACAGCTTTCGTCATGCGACTGGCCAGACTGTTACGGAGCGCGTGGTCAATGTTGAGCTCGCAGGGAGACCCGGGTGCTAGGAACGCATTGTAAAGGCCTTGTCAAATTAGACTGATTGTTCAGGTCCAAATAGTTTCGTTTGGGAAGTATGACTTACCATATGCTGCCGCAAGCGTTTCCCGTACAGCGTCGGGCTTCTTGAAGTGGCCCACCTTGTCGAATTTATGATACTGGGTGGTGAACTCGGAGACGTCAATGTAGAATGACAGGTTTTCTTCGCAGAGTGAGAAACGGAGAAATTCTCGGAATAGTAGGCGTAGGGCAGGGTCTTGCAAGATATGGTTCAAGCGTGCGTTATTCGAATCCCGTGGGATGCCACGGCTGTCATAGGTCGTCGTGTCGCGAGGCTTGTCGCGAGCGAGCCATCCGCAAACCCGCTGGCCACGCTCAGTGATGGCGTAGATCGCGTTCTTCGAGGGTTGGAAAGCAACTAGTGAGTTCTCGACCTGCGGCATTGACCGGTCCTCCTGAAGTACGGTGATCAATCCATACTTAACAAAAAGTTCCGCGATCAGAACCGTCTCCCGGGGCTCAATGGTTGTCGAACAGTCCATCAGCCAGTCAACCGCAGCCTTCCCAGTGAAAGTATTGGCGCAAATTTTGTCGCCGACTTTGCGCTCCCGAGCCATCTTTACTCCAACCAGACCATTTGAGTAGTCGCTGAGGGAATCTGAATCCGAGCTCGAGACACTGCTCTTCACATTAGGGCCGTCCTGCCCTGCGAATCGACGGAAGATGACTTCGATCGTCGCTCGGTCGTGGG
It contains:
- a CDS encoding CDC73 C-terminal domain-containing protein (transcript_id=CADANIAT00007139), with translation MELLVELSVTTHLRFPPPRTAAARDHLRAIRSANKPRQIMATDPSLQDPLLALRRAIAAGSLPTATTSSELSTENATDDLAKATHLYFQHPLPQSLALNSPTRFNSSSSDSPVDLRSIFFAYQKKDVAIPEYIASVQELNEALKKKERADGAPEEQAQNLTFVERLDLITWLEGASDDSEYIKPLEGAGGVPSSATQAQTSASAGTGAAGASTGPSAAPAAGAAGGRAGKVIDPRLQEIYNGERKMGDRNSVLRGIKQTDFSHVRKVAETFLGRNRSRAGQYPPGTKPGTKPHSMIPAPSAGLSQPRKGTSKTQDPIILLSPSASSLIRMSNVRSFLGDGVFVPPDHPTLAMPNSAASNILYIHRPLGISDPSSSSRALGSQGHHARKPTRFILVDSTANFKPDYWQRLVAVFTTGQTWQFKSYKWSSPPELFKHAPGIYVGWRGEDIPREVRGWGRGVRSFFVERWDEKGGVNGSGRWRDREVVEGIWTAIEEGMKLRGWGSK